In Leptolyngbya sp. CCY15150, the DNA window TTTTCTCATGGGGTAGTCATGGATTGAATCCAACCTATTTTGAAAACCCTGACAGCTTTGTATCATGGATCAAATCATGTTTGGCTGCAACGATTGCCGGACAACCTGTTCATTTCTGTGATGGTCACCTTCAATGATTGCCTGCTTCGATGTCCACTACGACAACAATTCTGCAAATGCGGCTGGCATTGTGTTTCACCAGTGGGATGATGAAACTCCAGCGGAGCAATTTACGATCCACGTTTCAGATGTCGGTGACTATCGGGCCGGTAGCTTCTATGAACGCGAACTGAAACCCCTGCGTGAGCTCCTTCCGTTGATTACCTGCCCTGTCCAGTACTTCGTGATCGATGCCTACTGTCATCTATCGGATGATGGTTCTCCAGGCCTTGGTGCTTATCTATATGAGTTGCTACCGGCTGATTCCATCATTATTGGTGTGGCTAAGAACCGCTTTCGCAACACGAGTCATGCGTTCGAACTGTTCCGAGGGAGCAGTAATCGCCCGTTATTTATCACATCAATTGGCATTGACTACCAGTGTGCTGCGGATCATATAAAATCTATGGCGGGCGAACATCGAATGCCAACATTGCTAAAAACGGTTGATCGTCTTTCTAGAGGTGGAGAGATAATAAAGGGATAATCCAAAGCTGCTTTTCCTAAAAGAGAGGTGTTGGAAGGAGCGATCGCTTTTCCTAAAAGAGAGGTGTTGGAAGGAGCGATCGCTGTTTCTGGCAAGGGTTCTGGAGGGCGATCGCTGTTTCTGGCCAAGGTTCTGGAGGGCGATCGCTGTTCTTGAGAGAGATGTTGGAGGGGCGTTCATAACACTTGTTCTCTCTCTGCAACAAAGCTTCAAGTAATCTTCACAAGAGTCTATGATAAATTTCTTGGCCAAATGATTTTTTCACTAATGAATTGGGAATACTAGTTAAATTCTACCTGTGCTGTTATCCCTTTCTTTGTGGTTACCTACCATGATGACCCGGCGTGATTTTACTCGACTTTCACTAGCTGGAGTCGGGTTGGGATTGGCGAATTGTACGACGCTCGCCAAGACCTCCTTCATAGACTCGACCGTAGACTCGACGACAACTCAATCGGATGCTGACCTCACAATTTGGTGGGAACAGGGTTTCTTACCTGAAGAAAATGAAGGCTTAGCTCAAATCGTTCAGGATTGGGAGCATTCATCTGGCTTGACGGTCAATCTAAAATTCTTGCCTGTTCCCATCATTGATCAACAATTAACTCAGCTATTGGCAGAGCCGGGCAATTCTCAAATTCCAGATATTGTTTATTCTATTGGAGTAGATGCCAACCTGGCGCCTAAACTAGCTTGGCAGGATCAGCTCCTTGATCTATCAGACGTGATTCAGCCCATCAAGGATCGCTACACGTCTGTTGCCCTTTCCCAGGTGAACTATCGGAATCAGCTACGGGGAGAGAGAAGCTATTACGCCATGCCCCTCTGGCAAGCTGAGGACTATATTCACTACTGGGGAAATTTGGTTGAAGCTATTGGTGTCCGCCGAGATGATGTGCCGATGGACTGGGAACCCTTTTGGAGATTTTGGCAAACGGCACAAACCCAATTGCGATCGCAGGGCTATCCCGACATTTATGGTGTAGGGCTATGCATGTCCTCCATTGGGTTTGACACCTACGCGTCATTGATGATGTTCCTTGATGCCTACAATGTCGAGGTGGTTAGCCCTGATGGTGATTTTTTGTTGGACGCTCCTGAAAATCGGCAGCGCATGATTGCAGCTTTGGAAGAATTCACTGGATTTTTTCAATCGGGCTATGTTCCCCCTGCGGCGCTGGAATGGTCTGGAGGCGGCAACAATAACAGCTTCATTGATGGCAGCATTTTAATGACGCTAAATCTTACCCTATCAATTCCACTGACGCAACAGTTGCCAGCCAATCAGTATAATCAGGACGCTAACGAACAATATCAGCAAATAATCACCCTTGGCCGACCTCAAAAACCCGATGGCACTGACCTCTTGACAAGGAAAGGAATTAAGCAGGCAATTGTTCCAAGGAGCTGTCCACACCCAGAGGCTGCCAAGGATTTTCTGGCTTATTTAACTGAACCTAAGATTATCAATCAGTTAATTACAAGTGCAAAAGGGCGAGTCATGCCGGTGATGCCCCAGCTATTTGAAAACTCCCTTTGGAGTGACACATCTGACCCCCATCTTGAAACGGCCATCAAGATTTACAATCGTCCCAGCCTCATTCCTTACGAAGTCACCCACTCGGCGTTTAGTGAGGTGCAAAGCCAACAACTTTGGGCTAAAACTGTCCTCCAAGTATTGCAGGACGATGCATCCGCGACTCAAGCCAGTGATTGGGGCATCAGTCAGATCAAGAGCATTTGGACAGAATGGGAGCGATCGGCATGAAACGTTGGTTTAATCAAAGTTTACTGGCCCAGTTAGTTAGCTACTTCTCGTTGCTTTCAATCATTACAGTCAGTGCCGTTGCCGTTGCTTCTTACTTCCAAGCTCGCGAATCTTTAGAAACTGAAGTGATTAATCGCTTGACAGTTGCTGCGCAGCTTAAAGGGTATGAGCTTGACCAATGGGTTGACAATCAATTGCGCGACATTTTATGGGTTGCCCGAGAAGATAGCGTTCAAACAGCTATTAACACGTTGCTCACAACTGAGTCTGACCAGCCTGCCTATCAGGAAGCCCGCGCAGTACTCACCCAATATGTGGCTGAGTTGACGGAAATTAAACCCAACCTGCGTAGTATTCGCATTACACGCAACAGTGGCTTTGTGGTTTTTGCCTCCGACGATCCAACCCTCGAAGGTCGCTATCGTCCCCTTGGTGATCCTGCAACGTACTTCACCCGCGATCGCCTCAATGTGGTAGTTCCCAACTTCTATATCTCACCTGAGACCCAAAAAGGAGCCGTTACTGTTGCCACACCAATTTTGGACAACCAAGGCGATCGCATGGCGGCGTTGGTGGTTGATTTAAACCTTGAAGAAGTAGATGCACTGATTCGAGATAATACAGGTTTAGGTGAAACCGCAGAAACCTATCTACTGAGTCGTGCAAGGGGCAAAACTGTCTTTATCTCAAAACAAATAACGCCAGAGGCGGACGATGCCATAGATATCGAAGACATCGCCAGTGACGGAATCGAACGCGCCATTAACCAACAAAGTGGTTTTGGTCGTTACATCAACTATCAAGGGGTTCCCGTCGTGGGCGTCTATCGCTGGCTGCCTGAACAAAATCTGGCTTTGATTGCTGAAATTAGTCAAGCCCAAGCTTTTTTACCCGCACGACAATTGGCCAGGAATATTCTGGCGATTGGTTTTTTGTCGTCTGGGATGCTTTTGGCTGCGGTTTATGTGTTGTCCCGGCGCATTACACGTCCGATTTTAGCGATTAGTACTGCTGCAACTCATCTGGCTGCAGGGGATTTAACCCAAACTGTGCCGGTGGTTACAGAGGATGAGGTGGGCAAGTTAGCTCAAAACTTCAATCAAATGGCCAGTCAGCTTAATTTGTCTTTTGCTACCTTGGAGCATCGTGTGGCAGAGCGTACGACGGAACTCGCTAAGGCTAAGGAGCAGGCTGATGCAGCAAACCAAGCAAAAAGTCACTTTTTGGCTAATATGAGCCACGAGTTGCGTACTCCTTTGAATGGAATTTTAGGTTATGCCCAAATCCTAGGGCGTTCTAAGGAAATTCCTGATAAAGAGCGCCATGGGGTCAATATTATTTACCAATGTGGCTCTCACCTGCTGACGCTGATTAATGATATTTTGGATTTGTCTAAAATTGAGGCTCGCAGACTGGATCTAGACCCAACACCCCTTCACTTGCCATCGTTGCTTCAAAGTGTGGTGGAAATGTGTAGGATTCGGGCTGATCAAAAAGAAATTGAGTTTATCTATCAGCCCAGTTCCCGTTTGCCGGATGGCGTTGAAACCGATGAAAAACGGTTACGACAAGTGCTGATTAATTTATTGGGCAATGCTATTAAATTTACCGATCGCGGTACAGTGACGTTGCAGATTGATGTATTGGATAGCTCGGATACTCAGGCTTCATTGGTCTTTCAGGTGATTGACACAGGGGTCGGCATTGATGAGGCCGATTGCGCCAAGCTATTTCAAGCCTTTGAACAGGTAGGCGATCGCCAGCGACAATCTGAGGGTACAGGTCTTGGTCTTGCCATTAGCCAGCAGATTGTGCAGCTCATGGGAGGGGAAATCCAGGTCAAGAGTCAGTTGGGCGTGGGCAGCGAGTTTTTCTTTACGATCAATCTGCCGATAGTCACAGATTGGGTGCAACAAAAACGAGGACTGGAAGGATGCGATCGCATTATTGGCTATACCGGAACCCGAAAAACCATTTTGGTGGTGGACGATCGCTGGGAGAACCGGGCTGTCTTGCTGAACCTCTTAGAAGCCCTTGACTTTAAGGTTGTTGAAGCACAACACGGACAAGAGGGACTAGCTTACCTGCAAGCTGAAAGACCCGATCTGGTGGTGACCGATCTAGCGATGCCTGTGATGGATGGATTTACATTCTTGCGGAAAATTCGTAGCCATGAAACCTTAAAAGACATGAGGGTGATTGTTTCCTCAGCCTCAGTTGCTCAGCTTGATCAACAAATGGCGATTGATAGCGGCGGTAACGACTTCCTGGCTAAACCTGTCGATGTTCAAGCGTTGTTTCAGTTATTGTCTAAGCACTTGGACATTGAGTGGCTCTATGAAACTCAGATCCATGTGCCAGAGCCGGTACCTTATTCCACTGCAGAA includes these proteins:
- a CDS encoding ABC transporter substrate-binding protein, whose protein sequence is MANCTTLAKTSFIDSTVDSTTTQSDADLTIWWEQGFLPEENEGLAQIVQDWEHSSGLTVNLKFLPVPIIDQQLTQLLAEPGNSQIPDIVYSIGVDANLAPKLAWQDQLLDLSDVIQPIKDRYTSVALSQVNYRNQLRGERSYYAMPLWQAEDYIHYWGNLVEAIGVRRDDVPMDWEPFWRFWQTAQTQLRSQGYPDIYGVGLCMSSIGFDTYASLMMFLDAYNVEVVSPDGDFLLDAPENRQRMIAALEEFTGFFQSGYVPPAALEWSGGGNNNSFIDGSILMTLNLTLSIPLTQQLPANQYNQDANEQYQQIITLGRPQKPDGTDLLTRKGIKQAIVPRSCPHPEAAKDFLAYLTEPKIINQLITSAKGRVMPVMPQLFENSLWSDTSDPHLETAIKIYNRPSLIPYEVTHSAFSEVQSQQLWAKTVLQVLQDDASATQASDWGISQIKSIWTEWERSA
- a CDS encoding hybrid sensor histidine kinase/response regulator encodes the protein MKRWFNQSLLAQLVSYFSLLSIITVSAVAVASYFQARESLETEVINRLTVAAQLKGYELDQWVDNQLRDILWVAREDSVQTAINTLLTTESDQPAYQEARAVLTQYVAELTEIKPNLRSIRITRNSGFVVFASDDPTLEGRYRPLGDPATYFTRDRLNVVVPNFYISPETQKGAVTVATPILDNQGDRMAALVVDLNLEEVDALIRDNTGLGETAETYLLSRARGKTVFISKQITPEADDAIDIEDIASDGIERAINQQSGFGRYINYQGVPVVGVYRWLPEQNLALIAEISQAQAFLPARQLARNILAIGFLSSGMLLAAVYVLSRRITRPILAISTAATHLAAGDLTQTVPVVTEDEVGKLAQNFNQMASQLNLSFATLEHRVAERTTELAKAKEQADAANQAKSHFLANMSHELRTPLNGILGYAQILGRSKEIPDKERHGVNIIYQCGSHLLTLINDILDLSKIEARRLDLDPTPLHLPSLLQSVVEMCRIRADQKEIEFIYQPSSRLPDGVETDEKRLRQVLINLLGNAIKFTDRGTVTLQIDVLDSSDTQASLVFQVIDTGVGIDEADCAKLFQAFEQVGDRQRQSEGTGLGLAISQQIVQLMGGEIQVKSQLGVGSEFFFTINLPIVTDWVQQKRGLEGCDRIIGYTGTRKTILVVDDRWENRAVLLNLLEALDFKVVEAQHGQEGLAYLQAERPDLVVTDLAMPVMDGFTFLRKIRSHETLKDMRVIVSSASVAQLDQQMAIDSGGNDFLAKPVDVQALFQLLSKHLDIEWLYETQIHVPEPVPYSTAEWVLPPRETLSALLILTRQANLKVLREKLEHLVQTDPIYLPFTESLLQLAKRFQAEEIEDLLQQYLDNLDDLDNVDGEGSYAE